A single Lacerta agilis isolate rLacAgi1 chromosome 10, rLacAgi1.pri, whole genome shotgun sequence DNA region contains:
- the ASCL4 gene encoding achaete-scute homolog 4, whose translation MGSNSDEGLLNRISFSGPASLGNSHPSPHGLPLREPFGVPFHFDPAYWDHQAYGGYSGRFSYLPFSGYVGVYDYSFEPAFIRKRNERERQRVRCVNEGYTRLRDHLPKEFADKRLSKVETLRAAITYIKHLQNLLDHQPLGTIPKIAVPAAEAAGASDLSLRRECNSDGESKTSLASSPYSESEEVCS comes from the coding sequence ATGGGAAGTAATAGCGACGAGGGGCTACTGAACAGGATCTCATTCTCAGGGCCAGCATCCCTTGGAAACAGCCACCCCAGCCCTCATGGGTTACCGCTCCGAGAACCATTTGGTGTTCCTTTCCATTTTGACCCAGCATACTGGGACCACCAAGCCTACGGTGGATATTCAGGAAGGTTCTCTTACTTGCCCTTTTCTGGGTACGTAGGAGTCTATGACTACTCTTTTGAGCCTGCCTTCATTCGAAAGAGGAATGAGAGGGAGAGGCAACGGGTTCGTTGTGTGAATGAGGGCTACACGCGCCTCCGAGACCACCTACCCAAGGAGTTTGCTGACAAGCGTCTCAGCAAGGTGGAGACTTTGAGAGCTGCCATCACTTATATCAAACACCTCCAGAACTTGCTGGACCATCAGCCTTTAGGGACAATTCCTAAAATAGCAGTCCCGGCTGCGGAGGCTGCTGGTGCTTCTGATCTTAGCTTAAGAAGGGAATGCAACAGTGATGGAGAATCGAAAACTTCATTGGCTTCATCACCCTACAGCgaatctgaagaagtctgcagtTAA